CTCTATGGCGCGTGCAAACTTGCCGCTCACCAGATGCTTCAGTCGATGACCCCGGAGGTGGGATTTACCGCTGCGACAGGGCGTGTATTCTTTGCATTCGGCCCGCGCGAGAATGCTCAGCGGCTGATCCCATATATTTCTCGCTCATTGTCTGCCGACGATGTCGCCCTCCTGTCGAGCGGCCGTCAGATTCGAGACTTTCTCCACGTTGATGATGTCGCAAATGCCTTCGTGGTTTTGTTGAACAGCGAAGCTAACGGCGCCTTTAATATTGGCATGGGCGAACCGGTTCGACTATCCGAGATTGCGCAGACCCTTGGCCAGGTTAGCGGGCGACCGGATCGGATCCGCCTTGGTGCTCGGCCCGATCGATCTGATGACGTCCCCGTGCTGGTGCCCGACACTCGGCGCCTGCAAAGCCTTGGCTGGAAGCCGCTCATCTCACTTGAGCGAGGTTTGGCTGAGACCTATGCTTGGTGGGCGGCTCAAGAGTGAGTGCCGTGTAATCTCTGAGTTTTCAACTTGGCTCTCTGTGAACGGACGGAGTTCCCGGATCGCTGTTTCGAAGCGCCTGCCAAGCTATGTTGCTATGTGTCTGCGGGCGGGGAAGATTGGTTTGTAGACCCTGAATAACACACAATTAGTTGAGGTGAAGAATTCTCCATCATCGCGAAGCATTGCGAAATGCCAGCTCCGGGGTGCCGACCCACGAGATCCCTGTATATTTCCGT
This region of Microvirga mediterraneensis genomic DNA includes:
- a CDS encoding NAD-dependent epimerase/dehydratase family protein; amino-acid sequence: MSKRLLVTGARGFIGRQIVTAAVQAGYDVHAVGTRAPPADEAGPVQWHVANLLAEGEPRRLVSVVKPTHLLHAAWETSHGNYWTSPDNVLWLGTTAALAHAFASSGGQRFILVGTCAEYDWQQGVMVEGVTPNRPHTLYGACKLAAHQMLQSMTPEVGFTAATGRVFFAFGPRENAQRLIPYISRSLSADDVALLSSGRQIRDFLHVDDVANAFVVLLNSEANGAFNIGMGEPVRLSEIAQTLGQVSGRPDRIRLGARPDRSDDVPVLVPDTRRLQSLGWKPLISLERGLAETYAWWAAQE